The proteins below are encoded in one region of Nilaparvata lugens isolate BPH chromosome X, ASM1435652v1, whole genome shotgun sequence:
- the LOC120354366 gene encoding uncharacterized protein LOC120354366: protein MVVAESAEQMEEMMKELLKASKTIGLHLNAQKTRLMTNSEKIRVEIDCGILDYVEDYEYLGQVISFVNRSGKEIKHRIDKGWKKYWALKRNFKGNYSNNLKGKALSMCVYPTILYGSQTWALTEYLDRRLETTQTKILRSILRIRLSERSRNTDILRRVRVKYLQREAHILKWKWAGHVARMDETGGPGLALSGCRGTGPGAEDGHQPDGGTSYVKG from the coding sequence ATGGTTGTGGCAGAGAGCGCCGAGCAAATGGAAGAGATGATGAAGGAACTGCTGAAGGCTAGCAAAACGATTGGCCTCCACTTGAATGCTCAGAAGACCAGATTAATGACAAATTCCGAAAAAATAAGGGTAGAAATCGACTGTGGAATTCTTGATTACGTGGAAGACTACGAATATCTGGGCCAGGTTATATCGTTTGTCAACAGATCTGGGAAAGAAATCAAGCACAGAATTGATAAAGGGTGGAAGAAATATTGGGCACTGAAACGCAACTTCAAGGGCAATTactcaaataatttgaaaggaaaAGCGCTATCCATGTGTGTCTATCCGACGATATTGTATGGCTCGCAAACATGGGCGCTCACAGAGTACTTGGACAGGAGGTTGGAGACCACACAAACGAAAATACTGCGTAGCATTCTTCGCATAAGGCTGAGTGAACGTTCAAGAAACACTGATATATTGAGAAGAGTGCGCGTCAAATACCTACAACGAGAGGCGCACATATTGAAGTGGAAGTGGGCGGGCCACGTCGCGAGAATGGACGAAACCGGTGGACCAGGACTTGCACTGAGTGGGTGCCGAGGGACAGGACCAGGAGCAGAGGACGGCCACCAACCCGATGGAGGGACGAGCTATGTCAAAGGGTAG